The Daphnia magna isolate NIES unplaced genomic scaffold, ASM2063170v1.1 Dm_contigs296, whole genome shotgun sequence DNA segment CTGTGATGGCTGCTGTCGTGCTGACCGTCGTACTCCTTGCTTCTGATTCAATTTCAAACTGAATTGTTTGTGGAATTTGGGTGTTGGGGGAATCTGGCCATTCCGATTCATCTTCTTTGAGCCAGATCGGGCCGTTCCACCATAGAGTTGAAGTTACCAGCGTTGGCGCTGGCGCTCCCCGCGAGGCAAGATCGGCCGGATTTTGGAGACCTGGACAGTGTCTCCACCACTCGGGCTGAGAGAACTTTCTTATCGTTTCTACTTGGTTTCGAACGAATGGCTTCCATTTGTTTGGTTCGCCTCTGATCCATCCTAGTGAGACTAAAGAGTCCGACCAGTAAATTGTCCTCCAATGCTGGATTTGCATTGCTGTTTTGACGACTTCACCTAGGCGTACGGCTAAAAGCGAGCTTAGTAATTCTAACCGAGGTAAAGTTACTTTTTTCTTGGGTAGTGGTGCAACTCTGGTCTTGCTCGTTAGTAGGACGACGTACGGTTCTTCGTGTCTCCTTTGAAGTCGTGCGTATGCTACGGCTCCGTACGCTGCTTCTGATGCGTCTCCGAAAACGTGGAGTTCATGGGAGATGATCATTTCTGACAATCCGATCCAGCGTGGAATTTTCAATTGGGTGAAATCGATTAGGCTCGTCATCACCAGCTTCCATGATTTCTGGATTTCGGCTGGAGCAGTTTGGTCCCAACCTATCTCCTTTTCCCAAAGTTTCTGGTAAATAATCTTTAATAGAAGGACAGTAGGTGCTAAAAATCCGATTGGATCGAAAATCCTTGCCGAGATGCtaagaattttcctttttgtgatCTCGGTTCCTACTTCCTCTACTGCTTGAATTATAGCTGTTGGGTCGAATTGAAAGGAGTCGGATCCGGTGTCCCACCGGATTCCTAGCACCTTTTGTTGTCCGTCCAACGCTGGGGAGAGTAGGCCGACGACTTGGTTCGACAGCCCTTTCTCCTTCAAGTGTTGTCTTAGCTCGTCACTGTTCGTTGCCCAGCTTCTCATGTTGAGTTGGGCGTCGCTGAAAATCTCGTCGGTTTCATCGACTCTTTGTTTGGCGATTGTCACGTCGTTCGCTCCGCCAAGGTAGTCGTCTACGTATAGATTCTTTTCCAGCTGCTCTATTGTTTCTGGAAAACGAGATTTTAGTGATTTAAGATGTTTGTTTATGGTTACACGTAGCAGGAAGGGGCTAGGACTAAGGCCGAAGGGCACCCTTTTCCACTTGTAAGCTTTGAGCGGGGATCCAGCTACTGCTGGATCCTTGGGCCATAAAAACCTGATTGCCTCCGCGTCTTCAGGCTGTAGGGCGATGTTGAGAAAGGCTTTTTCAATGTCCGCAATCCAGGCGATCTTACACTTTCGAAATCGCATTAATACCGATAGGAGATCGGGATTAAGGTTCGGTCCGGTCTCCAGCACGTCGTTTAGACTAGGACCAAATTTCGTCTTTGCCGCTCCATCGAAAACGGGTCttattttcgttgttgttttgtcgACTCTGAAGACCGGATGATGTGGAAGGTAAGTATGGGGCTGGTCGTAGTCCATATTTGCTTCTTCCACGAATTTGCTATCGATCAGTTTTTGGATCTCTTGGTGATAATTCACCAAGTCTCCTGGATTTTTTCTCAATCTGCTTATTGTGCTTTCTACTCTTCCAGTGGCCAACGGTAGGTTTTTCTGGAGTCTCCATTTATCTGTTGACCAAGGTATTGGTGTACAGTATCTTCCGTCTGGCCATCTTGTTATTTTCTCGTCGAAGGAGTCGAAACGATCCTCTGACTCCACTGCTTCAGCGCCTTCTAGGTTcgcaaaattttctattttccaaAAGTGGGAAAGGTCGAAATTGGTTGCCGTTATTTCGTCGTGTTCAACCCGTTTGGTGTCTGTTTCTCCGCAGGATCCGGTTGGTGCATCTGAAAATGATGTTCCTAGTTGTGGATTTTGGAGGCTGGTTTTTCCAGTCTCCTTTCCCGTTGGAGTGCTGATTGACTGGGTTggactttctttcctttcgaTTCGGCTGCTTGTTGCGAACGATGACGTTATCTGCGGCACTGGATAATTAGATGTTAAAATTAGGTGCTGGATTATTTGATTGCCTGTCTTAGAATTAGTTTCTTGTGAGGGACCGGCTATCATTCTTCCCAGCTTCGTTTTGAATGCGCGTAGTCCGCACGGACTCTGAATTGCTGCTTCATTTGACATGATTTGGAACATTTGGTCCATTCCAACCAGAATCCCAATTGGGTCTTCTTCCCCATGTGCCATTTCAAATctgtcgtcagccattttttcgttttggatCCAGAGGCTCCTTGCAAATTCAGATCCTATGTAAGGGCCAGTATCTGCAATGTGGTCTGATTCTAAAGCGATTAATGTAATTTTTGGGGCGCCTTTCCAGGTGCCCCTTACTTGCATTTCAACGGTTTTTGTCATTTCGGGTTGGCTAGCTTCCTTTTTCTTGAACACTCTCGTGCTGATATTTTCTACCGCTactgttttcaatttgagtTGTGATGAGAGCGATTTTAGCACCCATGATCGATGACTTCCGTCGTCAGCAAATAAAATTGCTCTAGTTTCTTTGCCGTCTGGTCCACTGACGATCACTGTTGCCGTTTTTAACATTAACTGCCCGAACGTACTTGCGCAGGCTGTAGTGGCCGAGATGGAGTTGCTGGCCACGATGCTTGCTGATTTTGATGGTTTGGAGACTCTGATGTCTCCTTTGTCGCAGAGGGCGGAATGGTGTCTCCCTCCACATTTGTTGCAGTTCCGGGGGGATGTGCAATCCTTGACTTCGTGCTTTCCTCCGAAACAATTCACGcatctttttaaattgttaatgattgattttctctccGCTAAGTCTTTTGGACATCTTGTCGGCCAATGAATTTGCCCGCAAAATATACAAGGCCTTTCACATTCAATCCAATTAGGTCTAAATTTAACACTTTTAGATGTTAAAGTTGGTTTGAACTGTAGAGCTGGATTTGATTTAGCGCCAACGGCCAGTTGGGACGCTGTTGCTAGAGGTGGGCTGAAAGGCTTTGGTTGTTTAGAAGCTGGAGatggtttttccttttctactCCTCTAATCCTGTTGAATCTTTCGGCTGCATCGATTTGGTCGCCGATGAACTTTATTACTCCTTCAATGTCCGTTGATTTGTTGGACTCTGATTTTGCCCATTCTAGCTGTAAACTTGAAGGAATTAATTTGATTAGTTGAGTACCGAGGAGTCCCCCGAAAGAAGACGTTGGGACTCCTAGTGTCTCCAAGGCACTGATGTGCGATTGGAGATTCAGCTGAAAACTCCTGAGGGCTGGCACATCATTTCCGTCTTTCACTGGCTGCAAGGTATGCAGTTTGTTGAAGTGAGCGTCGATCATAACCTGTTTTTTGCCATATCTTCTTGTTAACTCGTCGATGGCTACCTGGTAGTTAGCATCTGTTAATTCAAGATTATTAACAATTAAGTTAGCTTCGCCTTTCAAATACTCTTTGAGATAGTCAAACTTTTGAACGTTGGTAAGGGTTGAGGAATGAATCGCCGCATTAAACGATTCCCAGAATTGGGTCCATTCTAAAATGTCCCctttgaaatgtttaatttgccTTTGTGGCAGCCTCATCGAATGTGTCGATTGTGGCGGAGCTGCTGCGGTTACGTTAACCACTGGCGCTTGAGGCGTAGGTATGGCTGCAATCACTTGTGTGATTATGTCGCGGGTTATGGTTGCCTGATTCATCACTTGTTGTTGGATGAGGGCTAGAATTCGTttgtctctttcttcttctttttcttcttgttttctttcttcttcctctttttcttttttctttaacatatTTAGCCATTCCTGACGTTTTAACTTGATGACTGCGTTGGCATTTGATACCTCATCTTGTGTTTGGTACGTGATGTCAGTTTCGGCGTCGTATTCCGCCTGGGCTGCATCCGCTTCATTGAGTTCGTCTTGGATTGCTGTTGAGTACCCTTTGTAGGCTTCGTAGCATCCTTTAAGCTTAGTTTCCAGGACTTCTAGGTTGCTGAGCTCTTCTTGCGTCATCACAGTTTTCAACCCATTGATTAggttgattgtttttgttatgtGGCCCTTAATGGCCGTTCTCGAGCCTTTTGTTGTCGGAGCCATTTTCCTAAGAGAGGTGGCTCCTAAGGGCTTTTGAGATTGAGAGTTTAGAAGGAAGgagaaaatttaaatagtTTTAACCAAGaacccttcttttttttttagatggtACCGCTTGTTGCGGTAACACTAGTgtgaagagagagaaatggtgtgtttttttttgctagtagcgccacatgcggtggtcactacacaagagagagagaagactttttttttttttactagtagcgccacatgcggtggtcactacacaagagagagacaagacttttttttttttactagtagcgccacatgcggtggtcactacacaagagagagagaagactttttttttttttagtagcgccacatgcggtggtcactacacaagagagagagaagacctttttttttttactagtagcgccacatgcggtggtcactacacaagagagagagaagatttttttttttactagtagcgccacatgcggtggtcactacacaagagagagagacaagacttttttttttttttttgaagtcaCCGATTACCCGGGCTCCTTACactagaaaaaattttttttttttaagaagaatGGACGGCGtttgcaatttttattttaccagaTGTATTTAGCAGTCTTCATTTGCTGCCCTCTCCAATGAATACAATGCTGGTATTACCGTTGTTCCCTTCCTCTGGTGTTTCTTCTAGTCCAGCCCGGACCTTTTCGACGGGGGAAGTTCcccccaaatttttttttttgggttcccttgaaaaaaacccccccccccccaatttttttttttccccctctttttcttccgtGGAGGTATCGTCTTCTTCTGACGAGTCACACGAACTTATCCAGCAAAGTTGTAGTTCGTCTTCCTCCTCAACTGGCCTACAAACTAGCGGCTTGGTTGGACCAGCAGCTATAGCTGCTGGATCCTGGGGCGCGGGTCCTGGTTCTGATGCTGGTGCGGGTACTGGCACGGGCACGAGTTGCGGTGCAGGTACTGGTACGGGCACGGGTTGCGGTGCAGGTACTGGCACTGGCACGGGTTGCGGTGCAGGTACTGGCACTGGCACGGGTTGCGGTGCAGGTACTGGCACTGGCACGGGTTGCGGTGCAGGTACTGGTACTGGCACGGGTTGCGGTGCAGGTACTGGCACGGGCACGGGTCGCGGTGCAGGTACTGGTACTGGCACGGGTTGCGGTGCAGGTACTGGCACGGGCACGAGTGCAGGGTAACCCACCGGAATTCCTGGAGGCGCGTAGCGGATATCGCCGTAGTATCGTGGGCGGGTCGCTTCTACTAGTTCTTCGACGGTGATGTGTCTACGGGCAATCTCCAAAAATGGTTGTAGACTAGGAGCGAGGGCTCCTGCTGGCAACTGCTCGTCCGGAATACGCTCTCGTGCCGGGGGAGGACGGGGCGGTTCCACCCATGCGGGCAAAAGCCCGTCTCGGCGCAACTGCGCCCTTTTGATTCGCTGACTCTTCTTgcctattttgatttttgtttggaGACCTTACGGTACTCCTCTATAATTCAGGTGAGAAACAGATAGAGCTTGTTATTATCAATCCCAAATAACAATAGGGCGAGATAGCCAATAATCAGAAGGGGAAAGTTAGAGAGACGTgatagtgttttttttttttttgtgagagGCGATTACTATCccagaaaataaagaaagagagaaagaacggTGGCTATTAACTGTGTGCTGTAGTGGAAGCCTTAGGCCTACACGTGACTTAAGCGTGGTTAATGGCCGCCCCTCTTTACCTAATTGTTCAAagagacttttttttttttttcaggattgTTACTCCCCTCTTTTGAGGGGCCTTTCTAGTAATGGCCCCAAACAGCTtagcaattaaatttttgaatgTGATGGATGGGAAGGACACAGTTTTTCA contains these protein-coding regions:
- the LOC123468120 gene encoding tetra-peptide repeat homeobox protein 1-like, whose product is MVLRILKSKKSQRIKRAQLRRDGLLPAWVEPPRPPPARERIPDEQLPAGALAPSLQPFLEIARRHITVEELVEATRPRYYGDIRYAPPGIPVGYPALVPVPVPAPQPVPVPVPAPRPVPVPVPAPQPVPVPVPAPQPVPVPVPAPQPVPVPVPAPQPVPVPVPAPQPVPVPVPAPQLVPVPVPAPASEPGPAPQDPAAIAAGPTKPLVRAGLEETPEEGNNGNTSIVFIGEGSK